Genomic window (Paenibacillus sp. PK3_47):
GAGTTACCGCCGCATGCGGTTACAATGAGTGCCATGGATAAAGTCAAAGCTGAGAGCATAAATTTTTTCATCATAGGTGAGTTTCGCTCCTTATAAGGTAAGTTAAATTTCCAGAGTTGCTGTAACAGGATAATGATCCGAAGGGTATTTCCGGTCAAAGCTGTCGGTTACCGTCCGGGTCTTCAGCACTTTCGCCTGCTTGTCTGTAAAAATATAATCGATTTCCTTCAGCTGATCCCATGGAATATCGTAGCGGAAACCGGTGAATGTGCCCCAGGGTCCATAATGTGAATCAGCCGCTCTGCGGGTATCCGTCAGCTGCCCTGTAATCTCCCGGTAGCATCTTTCGTCCGGAAAAGCATTGAAATCCCCTGTCAGTACAACCGGGAGATCCCCGCCGTGATTACGGATCCAGTCCAGAATAATCAGAGCGCCGCGGTATCTGGCTTCCTCGCTGATATGGTCCAGATGGGTGTTCATAAAATGAATCCGGTTCCCGTTTCTTTTGTCCCGCAGCCTTACCCAGGTACAGATCCGGTTGCAATCAGAGCCCCATGACTTGGAAGGAACCTCCGGTGTCTCCGACAGCCAGAAGGTGCCTCCGTCTTCCTTGGTGAATACCGACTTTTTATAAAAGACGGGACTGTGTTCGCTTTCAGGATTATGATCACGGCTGATGCCTTCCACCTCATAATCATCAAGTGCCGCCAGGTCCCTCAGCTGATTGCCCTGCGCTTCCTGCAGTCCGAAGACGTCCCAGCTGTAATGCCTGATCAGGCGCAGCATATGCTCCTTGCGGAACTCCCAACCGTTCTCTCCATCCGCCGGACTGTCAAAGCGGATATTAAAGGAAGCCATTTCGTAAGTAGTCATCGCTGTTCTCTCCCCCCTTAAAAGAGTAGTTTGCAGTTTTTTTGCATCCGGCTTGTAAACGCTTTAATTTTTTCATTGCCTTTCTTATAGCGCACAACTGCCTGCTTTCTTCTTTCTATACCCCTAATGTCAGGAACCAGTTCTGTGTTACATATTGAAGTCTATAAGTTTATGCCTTATAATGCTGTTAAAAAATACAGATTTTTAATAAAAATTAAAGGTGAACCTATGGCAAACTCTATTAACAGTACCGTCAATCCCGTCCCCAAAAAAATCATCAGGCAGTTTATTGAAGAGCGGGTCAAAAACAGGCAGCAGTTCTACGTACATCCTTCCTACAATTCGGAGCAAAAAATGCTGCAGGCCCTGTCCAAAGGGCTGTTCGACGAGGCGGCCCAGGCGCTTGATGCCATCAACCGGCAGGAGCGCGCCACACTGGCCCGCAGCCATGTCCGTTCCTTGAAAAACTCGCTGATTTGCACCTGCACCTTGTTCACGCGTGCCATTATTAACGGAGGCGTCCATCCGGAGAATGCCTATAATTTAAGCGATGTTTTTATCAGGCAGATTGAGGAAACTAACGGGGTGGAAGAATTGAAAGCGCTTGAGTATGAAATGCTCCATTCCTTCTTCTGGACGCTGCGCAAGGAAAAGAAACCGGCCTATAACTCCATCGTCAATAAAACGATTTCTTATATTCATGAGGAGATGTTCGCGGAGCTGACCCTGGAACAGCTTGCAGCCAAGGTAAATGTGCATCCTTACTACTTGTCCGGCCTTTTCAAACAGGAGGTGGGCCTGTCCATTTCCGAGTATATCACCAGAAACCGTATAGAGGATTCCACCTATTTTCTGATTCACAGTGACCTCCGTATCCTGGACATCTCTGTATTGCTCGGGTTCTGCAATCAAAGCTACTATACCCGCCAGTTCAAGAAATATATGTCCATGACTCCGCTGCAGTACCGCAACCGGTATTCGGAGCAGGAGGAACCGCACGCTTTTTAATCCGGAAGAGGCTTACCCTGCGAATGGCAAATACCTCCGCGGAGTAAGCCCAAGGCTGGCTCAGGCAATATTAAATGCTAGCCTGTATACTTCCCAGTTCAGTGGAAATCCGGTTTCTGGCGACATCCACCACGCTAAAATCCATTGCTGCGACATAAATCTTCTCCAGTTCATCCCGGTGCACCTTGGCCTCTGCCAGCGCGGCTATCGCATCCTTCATTTTGGCCTTATATTGTGCGCTTACTTCCTCAAGCGGTCCGGCAAAACGCTCATCCGTTCCCGGTGCAACAATGGCTTCATACGTATCGATGATCACGTCTCCCTCCCGGTCCGGGTAATATTCATGCGGGCTGGTGCTGTCAAAGATCGCAAAATCAAGCTCACGCACAATGACCATATCCAGACTGTGCGGATCAAATCCGCAGTGATAAATTTCCGTATCCAAGCCTCTTTTCTCTGCCTCGGCGGCGATTTTTTTGAGCATGGTCGATTTGCCTGTTCCGGCCCGGCCTTTGATGAAGAACCGTTTGGACAGCCCTTCGGTCAAATTAGGTACAAAGTCAACCGCCCCTGCCGGCGTTGCTGCGCCCAGAAACCGGTGCTTAACGTCAGCACTCTTCTGAAGATGCGCTTCACCAAACAGCTGTTCCAGCATCCCGGCTGTTAATTGATCCGCCTTGCCGAAGTCCATATGCTCAAAGTAAATCTTTTCCCATTCGTCATGAATGTTCAGGGCCTCTGCGAACCTGCTGTACGCTGCCGCGTAGGCATCAGCAACCTTCCGGTTAATTTCCTCAATGATCTCCCTTTGGCCGATAAGTGCGGCAGAGTCCCACGCTTCCCCCAGGTTCACGTATTCCTCAACTGCTCCGGGAGCCTTGGGCTCGATCACATGGGGCGCAGTCCCGTCAACAATGCCCGCGCCCAGCGCCGGAATAATGACCCCGTCAATGGAATCCTTATCCGATGAACAATGGATCAGCTCGATATTGTATCCCCGCTCCGCCCATTCCGTGCCGATCGCTTTCATCAGAGAGGATTTTCCGGTGCCGGGGCCGCCTTTCAATATGAATATCCGCCGGAGTCCCTGAAGATTCGATTCGAACAAATTGTAGAAGCCAAGAGCCGTATTGCCGCCTGCAAAATATCTTGAAATCCTCGCAGCCATACATCCACTTCCTTTCCCGTTGTCGCCTGGCAGGCTTATAACCATACAATATGCGTCAGGTATTTGTGAGGTGCAATTTCACATAACAAAAAGCCCATACCCTTAACTTCTTAAGGATACAGGCCTCTAGAGCAGAACCGTTTATTTTTTCAGATGATAAGGCACAGTAGTCACGATAACATCGCTGCGGAACAGCAAATGCGCTCGGATCAGCAGACTCGACTGGTTATGCAGGATGTTATGCCAGCCTTTTTTCGGAATGAACTGGGGAATAATGACCGTTACTTTATGATTCAGCTCGGCTGCTTTCCAGTTCACCGTATCAATGAATTTGGTAAGCGGCTGAATGATGCTGCGGTATGGCGTATACAGGGTCACCAGACGCACGTCCGGCTGCCACTTTTTCCACTTCTCCTCAAAGGCGGCTTCCTCTTCCCTCTCAAAAGGCACGTACACGGCAATAATCTGCTGCGGATTCAGCGATTTGGCATACTCCAGCGAGTTCTCAACGACATGCGTAACCCCGGCGACCGGCACGATAATGACATTGCCTTCAATTTTAATGGTTTCCTCACAGGTAGTTATTCTAAGCTGATCCGCAATCGCCTCGTAATGCTTATGAATCCGGTGAAAAATCAGCAGTAGAATCGGCAGGAATACAAACACCGGCCACACCTGCGTAAATTTGGTCATGAAGAACATCATGGTTACAATAAAGCTGATCAGCGCACCCACCGTGTTAATAATGAACTTCGGCATCCAGCCTGCCGGCTTTTCCCGGAGCCATTTCACCATCATCCCGGTCTGGGATAACGTAAAGGGAATGAACACACCGACCGCATATAAAGGAATTAACTGCTCTGTCTCTCCCTCAAATACATAAATCAGGAGCATGGAGAGCACCCCGAGGATGATAATGCCGTTGGAATACCCCAGCCGGTCCCCCCGCATCGTGAACATCCGCGGAATGAACTTATCCTTGGCCAGATTTACAGCGAGTAAAGGAAATGCGGAATACCCGGTGTTAGCGGCCAGAATCAGGATTAAGGCAGTAGTTCCCTGTATAAAAAAGTACATCGCATTCCGTCCAAAGGTCTGTTCCGCAATTTGTGAGACGACAGTGACGTCAGCACGGGGTGCAACGCCATAATAGTAGGCCAGCACCACAATTCCGGAGAACAGGACAGCCAATAATCCACCCATGGCGAGTAAGGTTTTGGCTGCGTTGGACGCCTGCGGACTTTTGAAATTGGGAATGGCGTTCGATATCGCTTCTACCCCGGTTAACGCCGAGCTCCCGGAAGAAAATGCCCGCAGCAGCAGGAATAAGCTGATCCCCGCCACCGGAGTGCCCAGAGGTGTATGCAGCTCTGCCGGGACGTTACCTGACAGAATATTATACAGACCTGTACCGATCAGAATGAATAAGGCCAGCACGAACAGATATACCGGATAAGCCAATACGGAGGCCGATTCCGTCACACCTCTCAAGTTCAGGATCGTAATCAGGAGCACGAAAATAATGGCGATCATCACTTTATGCTCATGCAGACTCGGAAAAGCGGAAGTGATCGCATCTGTTCCTGCCGATACACTTACAGCCACCGTTAAAATATAGTCCACTAACAGTGAACCGCCGGCAATCAATCCAGGGTAGCGGCCCAGATTTTCCTTCGATACAACATAGGCTCCCCCGCCGTGGGAGTAAGCAAAGATAATCTGCCGGTAGGATAAAATTAATGCAGTAAGCAGTACCAATACGCCAATCGCAATCGGAATCGAGTACCAAAAGGCTGCTGCGCCTATGGTGACCAGGACAATCAAGATCTGTTCCGGACCGTACGCCACGGAAGACAAGGCATCGGATGACAGAATGGCCAGTGCCTTCTTTTTGTTTAATTTTTGCTCCCCTAATTCGGTGGACTTCAAAGGCCGGCCGATCAGGAATCTTTTTAAAAATGAGATCATGGTTTCTTCACCACTCCTGTGAATAAACAGAATAAAAAAAGACCACAGAACAACATTCCGTGACCGAACACTTCACATGACAGCTCCGCTCTCTCTATGCGTACGGGTTAGATGCCATGTTCTATCAGACGTTTCCGGTTCAGATGCACCTTCTCCAGAAACTGGCTGAGCAGCTGATTGAATATTTCGGGCTGGCACAGGTTGCTGGGATTTAAGGCGTCCGGAATGACGGCAAATTGTGCATGCGGCACCTGCTCCGCCATGTCTTTCATACAAAGAACACCGTATTCCATACCATCTCCCGCCAGAAATAACGCAGGATGAGGATATCCCTTATGAAAAGGGGCAGCATCCGGCCGGGCCATCGCCAGTCTTTGCTTATACAGCTCGCGCGGACGTTTCTCCAGCATGCTGCTGCGGATCACCTGATAGGCCAGCCCCCACCGCTGATACATCAGACGTATGGAAGGCAGCACCAGCTCGCTGGGCGCATAATAGGTGAACCAGCTGCAATAGGCTGCAGCCACCTGAAGCTTATCGATCAGGGAGAAGGAGGAAGAATCCCCCCGGCAGAAGCTGTCCGCGACCACCACCGCTTTGACCCGTTCGGGATATTCCCTGGCAATATACTGTGCAACCAGACCGCCGTAAGAGACGCCGACAAACACTGCATCCCGCAAGTTAAGCTCGTTCAGCAGCATGATCAGATCCGTACCCTGTGTCTCAATAACCTTCTCTTTGGATTGCATCAGCCTGCCCGACTTCCCGTTTCCCCGCAAATCACACAGGATCACCTGATAGTCCTCGGAGAAAAACTCCAGCTGGGACTTGAACATCGTATGTGTCAGACCGTGTCCATGAATAAATACAATTGGCTGGCCGCTCCCTTCCCGCTCATAGTAGAGCGAAGTTCCATTCAGGATTGCAACTGCCAAGCTCATCACCTCATATCAGTTAAAAAAAAGTCCAAACGGAAAACCACCCTGCCCGCATATCACGGGCAGGGTGCATAATCTAATCCCAAACACAGTCTAGCATTTAGAATGTTAATGTAGGATTAGGGATTCCATCAGAGTATTAAGATTGCATTAAGATCCGGCGGAAAAACGGGCTGCTTTGTACTACCGGCGCGGGCCTTCCCTTACGCCTTACGGACAGGAGGCGAGTAGAACACATCCGCATGCATATGCTGAATTTCGTCCCAGTTGGCGGGATTGGCCGAATCCGGCAGGCGCTGCTCCAGAATAGCCTGATACAAGGCCGTTTTTTGTTCCAGATGGGCCACATGCCGTTTGGCTTCTTCGAGCTGGGCAAGTGCCGCTTCTTTATGCTCCATAATGAGTGCGAAGCGCTGCGGAATCGTCTCATCCCCTTCGAGGCAGAGATCGACGTACGTTTTGATGGCTTCAATCGGCATCCCGGATTGCTTGAGGCATTTGACGCCATGCAGCCAGTTGACTGATTCTTCGTCGAACATCCGGATGTTGTTGTGATCGCGCTGCAAGCTTGGCACCAGGCCTTTATCTGTGTAAAAGCGCACGGCATGCTCAGTGAGTCCCGTTAACCGGGCGGCTTCTTTGACTGTATACATAGGAAAACTCCTTGGTTCATGAATTTTTATAAAGGCCGCTTGACTTCGTGTAACACGAAGGTCTTAAGCTGATTGTAATGCAAGCCCGCCGCAAGCGGAAGCCCCGCTGCAGTATCTCCTTCCCGGGATACGCGCCGTTTGCTGCCCTACATTTAAATCACTAGGAGGAATTACAATGCAGACCGTAACATTGAACAACGGAGTTGCTATGCCAATCATCGGCTTCGGCGTCTACCAGATTCCTGATGCTGAAGAATGCGAAAATGCGGTATATGAAGCGCTGATGACCGGCTACCGCCTGATCGACACTGCCGCAGGTTATCTGAACGAGGAAGCGGTCGGACGCGCAATCAAGCGCAGCGGCGTACCGCGTGAGGAGCTGTTCATCACGACCAAGCTCTGGGTTCAGGACGCCGGCTACGAGAGTGCCAAGCTGGCCTTTGCGAAATCCCTGAACAAGCTCCAGCTCGACTATCTGGATCTATACTTAATCCACCAGCCGTTCGGTGATTACTATGGTGCTTGGCGCGCGATGGAAGAGCTGTACCGCGAAGGCAAAATCAGGGCGATTGGCGTCAGCAACTTCCTGCCCGACCGTCTGATGGACCTTATCGTGCATAACGAAATCGTGCCTGCCGTCAACCAGGTGGAGACGCATCCGTTCTACCAGCAGAGTGAAAGCGCCGCTTTTATGAAAGAACAGGGCGTGCAGCACCAGTCATGGGCGCCGTTCGCTGAAGGACTGGGTAATATGTTCGGCAACGAAGTGCTGGCCTCAATCGCAGGCAGACACAGCAAGTCCGTCGCCCAGGTCGTGCTGCGCTGGCTGGTTCAGCGTAATATCGTCGTGATTCCAAAATCAGTGAGAAAAGAGCGGATCGCTGAAAATTTCGCCATTTTCGATTTTGAGCTAAGCGCAGATGAACTCGCGGAAATTTCCGCGCTTGATACCGGGAACACGCTGTTCATGTCCTATCACGATCCGGTATTCGCCAAAATGCTGGGTACCTTGAGAGTCGATTTGTAATATATTTCATCCTAAAAAAAACAAACCTTAATACGGCAAAAAAGCCGTCCTGTATTTACAGGACGGCTTTAACTATTGAAGAGGAGGTTAGCAGCTGCATCGTTTATTTCTGGAAAAGCGTTATTGCATTCCTCCAGCCTCCGGCTGAAGTAATATTCCGCGATTGTTCCGCGGCATAGGACTCGCACAGAAAACCGGATACTTGGCGTCCGTCTGCCAGCTCAATTCTGCCGATTCCCAGAGGCGCCGGTATGGACGCTGTGAAATGTCCGAAGGACGCCGCTGACATCTTCCACAATTCCAGGCGGATGGCAGCTCCATTGCCGGATGTCCTTATCAGCCCCGGCTTTGGCGGACTTGTCGGCAGCATGTATAGTTCATATACAGCGGCCGTTTCAGACTCTTCAAGGAACTCGGCACCCAGTTCAAGCATCTGCCTTTCCAAGGGCATCTCCCGCATATGGAGACCGCATACGGCAACTGTCACGTCCTTTGTTTGGCTTGTCAGTGCGCGGGCAGCTGCTCCAAGATTGGCTTCCTTCTCCGGCAGGGTGAACAGAGTAATGCCAAAAGGCAGCCGTTCTTCTGCTTCACCCGCCGGGATCGAAACGGCACTAAGATCAAGCAGGTTGCAGTGATTGGTGTAGAGACCCATTTTGCTGTTGGCAGCCACAGGATCAGCTGCAACCTGCTCCCGTGTCCATGTGCCGCCTGCTGTCGGCAGGACCAGCACGGCATTGTTCAGCAGCCTGCGGACCTCGCCGCGGATTTCAGCAAGCCTGTGCTGCGAACGGAATAAAGCCGCTGCTGTAAAATCCGCCCGCGAACCCGAGCGGAGGATCTGCTCTGTAACCGGCAGCGCGGAGCCGGGATGGCTTGAGATGAAGCTCTCCAGATCCGCCCAGCGTTCCGCTACCCACGGCCCTTCATAAAGCTGCGCTGCTGCTTCCTGGAACAGTGAAATGTCGGCTTCTTCCACTTTATGCCCTGTTTGAACAAGTCTCTGTTTCGCCCGTTCCCAGGCTTCGGAGTAAGCCTCGGCAAAAGGACCGAAGAATTCCAAAGGACCCTTAGGAATCAGGAACACTTCCGGCATGGCTGCGCGCCCCAGCGGACGGCCGGCAGAATACGGATCTGATGGCAGATGGCCGCGCACCTGTCCGTCGACAGACTCTGCGTCTTCTATTACACGCGCGAATACCGTAACACAATCGAGACTCCGGCAGGCCGGGATCACCCCCGAAGATGGCCAAGCGCCCAGGGCTGGCTTGTAGCCGATCAGTCCGTTCAAAGCAGCCGGTACCCGTCCTGATCCCGCTGTGTCTGTCCCCAGCGCGAAAGCCGCTTGCCCCCGGGCAACAGCAACAGCAGAGCCGGAGCTGGAGCCGCCGCTGATAAGCTCCGGTCTAAGCGCATTATGCGCCGCTCCATACGGACTTCGTGTACCGACTAGCCCTGTAGCGAACTGGTCCAAATTGGTCTTGCCTACCGGTATTGCTCCTGCTGCAAGGAGACGTTCCACTACGGCTGCGTGTTGGCCAGGCTCATAGCTGAAGTCCGGACAGGCAGCGGTGACCGGCCATCCCGCCACTTCAATATTATCCTTCACTGCGAAGGGAATCCCCCACAGCGGAGAATCCTCCGGATTCATTTCCTTCAGGCGTTCCAGATAAGGCCTGATCCTCTCCAGTGCAGGCGGCAGAATCCAGATGGCCATGTCTGCATCCTCCCTGGACCGCTCTATGATAACATCAATAACCTCATCTACCGTAAACCACCCGGAGCGGTAGCCGCGGTGCAGTGCACTTATCGTCACCTGAAAAGGGACTTTATCTGTACTCATGACGCCGCCTCCTCTTGTACCGGATAGATTGCGGCTATAAGATCGCCGGCACGTACCTGATCTCCCGGAGAGACAAATATTTCGGCAATGATACCATCCATCGGTGCCTGCTGCGGGAACTCCATTTTCATACTTTCTTCTATTATAATTGTTTCTCCCTTGCGTACCCGCTGGCCGGGCTCAGCAATAACCTTCCAGACACTTCCCGGCATCAGGCTGTTCACTCCTGCGCTTCCTTCAGGCAGAGAACTGCTTCCTTGAGCAGCCGCCGCTTCCGATTCCGCAATATGCTCGGCAATCCCAAGCTCCTTCCAGCGCTCCCGCTCCTGCTGAAACGCCCCCTGCTGCAGCTCCCGGAAACCCGAGGCCTCGCCTTGAATCGTATCCAGCCATTCCAGATATTCTTTTAACTTAAAGGTGGTTTCTTCTACTTCAACAGTAAATGCTCCCCGCGGAAAGTCTTCTCTCATTTGCAGCAGCTCTTCCTCGGATACCGGATAAAAACGGATCTGATCGAAGAAACGCAGCAGCCAAGGCTTACCCGGCTCGAAATTAGCCGTCTCCCGGAACTTGTTCCACATCTGTACCGTCCGGCCGACGAACTGATAGCCCCCGGGTCCTTCCATCCCATATACACAGAGATAGGCACCGCCAATGCCGACAGCATTTTCAGGGGTCCAGGTACGTGCCGGATTGTATTTAGTCGTGACCAGACGGTGCCGCGGATCAAGCGGAACCGCGACAGGAGCACCCAGATAGACATCCCCCAGGCCCATTACAAGGTAAGAGGCATTAAACACAACATTTGCGACTTCATCAATGGATTCCAGACCGTTCATCCGGCGGATGAACTCCAGATTACTTGGACACCACGGGGCGTCCGGACGTACATTCTGCTGATACCGTTCAATGGCGAGCCGGGTGGCAGGATCATCCCAGGATAAAGGCAGGTTCACGATACGCGAAGGAACTTCAATGGAGTCGAGGGACGGAAGCTCCCGGTCAATGTCCAGGACAAGCGCCGCTGCTTCCTTCACCGTAATCTTTCTGCGGTCCAGATGAATCTGCAGGGAACGGATACCCGGTGTCATCTCAATATATGGGATCAGGCCGCTATCCTGTACAGCCTGCATCAGCACGTAGACCTGGAAACGGTACAGCAAATCCAGCTCGCGTTCCCCGTATTCCACCAGAATATTCTCGTCTCCGGAGCAGCGGATCACAATCCTAAACCGGCGTCCTTCTTCTTCATGGGCCAGCAGCGGCATGTAGCTGCCGGATGAAGCCACAGGCAACACAGGTATTGCAGGAGTATCTTCTTGCTGCCGTTCTGAGCCGATCCAGTCCAGGAAGCTCTCCTGCTCCAGCCATAACTGTTCAGCTTCCTCCACCGTAATCAATTGGAAACGGACCGTATCTCCAGGACGCAGCTGGCCGATCTTCCATAACTCCGCCGTGGCTGTCGTGACAGGGCAGACAAATCCGCCCAGGCTGGGACCGTCCGGTCCGAGTATAATCGGCATATCTCCGGTTAAATCCAGGGCGCCGACTGCATAAGCGTTGTCGTGAATGTTCGACGGATGAAGTCCGGCATCCCCTCCATCCTCGCGGGCCCACAGCGGCGCCGGTCCCACTAATCTCACCCCTGTGCGGGAGCTGTTGAAGTGAACCTCCCATTCCGTCTCTGTCAGCTGCTCCATATAGGCGGGCAGTAAATATTCCTGGGTGCAGTGCGGTCCGGGAATGACACCAATGCTCCATTCCTTTGCCAAAGCTGGACGGGAGATACCGGGCAACGGGTGCATATCCTGTGCGGTGCCTGCCGCAGCTGTACTTGGCTTGATGCGCAGTACGGAACCTGGACGCAATGCGCTGCCGGCATGACCGCCGAAGCCTCCCAGCGTAAACGTCGAGGCACTGCCTAGCGTCAGCGGCATGTCAAACCCTCCGTCAACCAGCATGTACCCGCGCATCCCCAGCTTGGATTCACCCAGGGTAAGCACAGAGCCGGCCGGGGCAATTACCGGCGAATACAGCGGAACCGGAATTCCGTCCAGAGCAGCCCCCATGTCGGCTCCTGTAAGCACGAAGCGGACTTCATCGCGGAAGCGGTAGCTTCCCCCGCGAAGCGTCATCTCCAGCCCCGCGGCCTGTTCCGTATTGCCAAGCAGCCGGTTGCCGATCCGGAACGCCAGCGCGTCCATCGGACCTGAAGGCGGGACACCAATGTCCCAATACCCGATCCGTCCCGGTACATCCTGTACTGACGTCTGGACACCGCCGTCGATAACCTCTATGGCCCGTTCGGCAGAGAGATATCCGTTCAGCATGCTTGTATAGACCAGCCCTTCACGGAAGGAATCCGTCCCGAGAAATGCTGCAATATAAGATTGGTTAGTCGTAATTCCGTATACGCGCAGCTGTTCCAGACTGCCAATCATTTTATGAATAGCTTCTTCGCGGGTGCCGGCGTGTACAATGATTTTTGCCAGCATCGGATCATACAGGGTTGTAACCTGCAGCCCCGGCTGTATCCACGTCTCTACCCGGACCCCTTCCGGCC
Coding sequences:
- a CDS encoding endonuclease/exonuclease/phosphatase family protein, translated to MTTYEMASFNIRFDSPADGENGWEFRKEHMLRLIRHYSWDVFGLQEAQGNQLRDLAALDDYEVEGISRDHNPESEHSPVFYKKSVFTKEDGGTFWLSETPEVPSKSWGSDCNRICTWVRLRDKRNGNRIHFMNTHLDHISEEARYRGALIILDWIRNHGGDLPVVLTGDFNAFPDERCYREITGQLTDTRRAADSHYGPWGTFTGFRYDIPWDQLKEIDYIFTDKQAKVLKTRTVTDSFDRKYPSDHYPVTATLEI
- a CDS encoding AraC family transcriptional regulator; the encoded protein is MANSINSTVNPVPKKIIRQFIEERVKNRQQFYVHPSYNSEQKMLQALSKGLFDEAAQALDAINRQERATLARSHVRSLKNSLICTCTLFTRAIINGGVHPENAYNLSDVFIRQIEETNGVEELKALEYEMLHSFFWTLRKEKKPAYNSIVNKTISYIHEEMFAELTLEQLAAKVNVHPYYLSGLFKQEVGLSISEYITRNRIEDSTYFLIHSDLRILDISVLLGFCNQSYYTRQFKKYMSMTPLQYRNRYSEQEEPHAF
- a CDS encoding PRK06851 family protein, translating into MAARISRYFAGGNTALGFYNLFESNLQGLRRIFILKGGPGTGKSSLMKAIGTEWAERGYNIELIHCSSDKDSIDGVIIPALGAGIVDGTAPHVIEPKAPGAVEEYVNLGEAWDSAALIGQREIIEEINRKVADAYAAAYSRFAEALNIHDEWEKIYFEHMDFGKADQLTAGMLEQLFGEAHLQKSADVKHRFLGAATPAGAVDFVPNLTEGLSKRFFIKGRAGTGKSTMLKKIAAEAEKRGLDTEIYHCGFDPHSLDMVIVRELDFAIFDSTSPHEYYPDREGDVIIDTYEAIVAPGTDERFAGPLEEVSAQYKAKMKDAIAALAEAKVHRDELEKIYVAAMDFSVVDVARNRISTELGSIQASI
- a CDS encoding APC family permease, with translation MISFLKRFLIGRPLKSTELGEQKLNKKKALAILSSDALSSVAYGPEQILIVLVTIGAAAFWYSIPIAIGVLVLLTALILSYRQIIFAYSHGGGAYVVSKENLGRYPGLIAGGSLLVDYILTVAVSVSAGTDAITSAFPSLHEHKVMIAIIFVLLITILNLRGVTESASVLAYPVYLFVLALFILIGTGLYNILSGNVPAELHTPLGTPVAGISLFLLLRAFSSGSSALTGVEAISNAIPNFKSPQASNAAKTLLAMGGLLAVLFSGIVVLAYYYGVAPRADVTVVSQIAEQTFGRNAMYFFIQGTTALILILAANTGYSAFPLLAVNLAKDKFIPRMFTMRGDRLGYSNGIIILGVLSMLLIYVFEGETEQLIPLYAVGVFIPFTLSQTGMMVKWLREKPAGWMPKFIINTVGALISFIVTMMFFMTKFTQVWPVFVFLPILLLIFHRIHKHYEAIADQLRITTCEETIKIEGNVIIVPVAGVTHVVENSLEYAKSLNPQQIIAVYVPFEREEEAAFEEKWKKWQPDVRLVTLYTPYRSIIQPLTKFIDTVNWKAAELNHKVTVIIPQFIPKKGWHNILHNQSSLLIRAHLLFRSDVIVTTVPYHLKK
- a CDS encoding alpha/beta hydrolase; protein product: MAVAILNGTSLYYEREGSGQPIVFIHGHGLTHTMFKSQLEFFSEDYQVILCDLRGNGKSGRLMQSKEKVIETQGTDLIMLLNELNLRDAVFVGVSYGGLVAQYIAREYPERVKAVVVADSFCRGDSSSFSLIDKLQVAAAYCSWFTYYAPSELVLPSIRLMYQRWGLAYQVIRSSMLEKRPRELYKQRLAMARPDAAPFHKGYPHPALFLAGDGMEYGVLCMKDMAEQVPHAQFAVIPDALNPSNLCQPEIFNQLLSQFLEKVHLNRKRLIEHGI
- a CDS encoding MerR family transcriptional regulator, whose translation is MYTVKEAARLTGLTEHAVRFYTDKGLVPSLQRDHNNIRMFDEESVNWLHGVKCLKQSGMPIEAIKTYVDLCLEGDETIPQRFALIMEHKEAALAQLEEAKRHVAHLEQKTALYQAILEQRLPDSANPANWDEIQHMHADVFYSPPVRKA
- a CDS encoding aldo/keto reductase, which gives rise to MQTVTLNNGVAMPIIGFGVYQIPDAEECENAVYEALMTGYRLIDTAAGYLNEEAVGRAIKRSGVPREELFITTKLWVQDAGYESAKLAFAKSLNKLQLDYLDLYLIHQPFGDYYGAWRAMEELYREGKIRAIGVSNFLPDRLMDLIVHNEIVPAVNQVETHPFYQQSESAAFMKEQGVQHQSWAPFAEGLGNMFGNEVLASIAGRHSKSVAQVVLRWLVQRNIVVIPKSVRKERIAENFAIFDFELSADELAEISALDTGNTLFMSYHDPVFAKMLGTLRVDL
- the atzF gene encoding allophanate hydrolase, with the translated sequence MSTDKVPFQVTISALHRGYRSGWFTVDEVIDVIIERSREDADMAIWILPPALERIRPYLERLKEMNPEDSPLWGIPFAVKDNIEVAGWPVTAACPDFSYEPGQHAAVVERLLAAGAIPVGKTNLDQFATGLVGTRSPYGAAHNALRPELISGGSSSGSAVAVARGQAAFALGTDTAGSGRVPAALNGLIGYKPALGAWPSSGVIPACRSLDCVTVFARVIEDAESVDGQVRGHLPSDPYSAGRPLGRAAMPEVFLIPKGPLEFFGPFAEAYSEAWERAKQRLVQTGHKVEEADISLFQEAAAQLYEGPWVAERWADLESFISSHPGSALPVTEQILRSGSRADFTAAALFRSQHRLAEIRGEVRRLLNNAVLVLPTAGGTWTREQVAADPVAANSKMGLYTNHCNLLDLSAVSIPAGEAEERLPFGITLFTLPEKEANLGAAARALTSQTKDVTVAVCGLHMREMPLERQMLELGAEFLEESETAAVYELYMLPTSPPKPGLIRTSGNGAAIRLELWKMSAASFGHFTASIPAPLGIGRIELADGRQVSGFLCESYAAEQSRNITSAGGWRNAITLFQK